The sequence GCGAAAATGTGCCGATAGAAAAAATAATCAGTAAAACCGGCACGCCAACATATATTTATTCAAAAAATAAAATCATTGAAAATCTGAATGCTTATGAAAAAGCTTTCAGTCCGGTTTCCCATACTCTGTGCTATGCTGTTAAAGCAAACACAAACCTCTCAGTATGCAAAACCATATTTGCGCAAGGCGCCGGGGCTGATGTTGTCAGCGGAGGCGAATTATACATTGCTTTGAAAGCGGGCGCCCAACCCGGAAAAATAGTTTTTGCGGGCGTAGGGAAAACCCGGGAAGAAATCAGGTATGCCATAAGGTCTAAAATCCTTATGTTTAATGCTGAATCTGTGCAGGAAATAGCACTAATAAATAAAATCGCTAAGCAGGAAAAAACAAAAGTCC comes from Elusimicrobiota bacterium and encodes:
- a CDS encoding diaminopimelate decarboxylase, which translates into the protein MFFYKNKQLYCENVPIEKIISKTGTPTYIYSKNKIIENLNAYEKAFSPVSHTLCYAVKANTNLSVCKTIFAQGAGADVVSGGELYIALKAGAQPGKIVFAGVGKTREEIRYAIRSKILMFNAESVQEIALINKIAKQEKTKVRLAIRINPHVDAHTHKYITTGKSESKFGISYKRAFETYLLAGKYGNLKLSGIHCHIGSQITSTFRLMAKRMAELFIKLQHAGINIEYLDIGGGLGIKYHNEIPPAPGALAKEVLALLKP